Proteins from one Dermacentor variabilis isolate Ectoservices chromosome 1, ASM5094787v1, whole genome shotgun sequence genomic window:
- the LOC142569272 gene encoding uncharacterized protein LOC142569272, which produces MERLQKKQAALRQAIEKIIAAASDLLQSPTIQVGELEEHLDLILEQADELKSVNESIEKKIDLQELDAELEACAAYTEKICSIKTKIKRALRSQTANESRSTTPSVTGNASEQEAYHIGSVPPATFQPVSATTKLPKLEIRKFSGDLRSWQKFWNQFESTIHKNSTLPAIAKFQYLTSYLIGKAAAAIDGLPISDRNYDIAVKTLIQRFGKEDVIIEDHMSRLLDVHPVHDLRDIERLRSLYDEIRSGVRSLEALGVSSSTYGTLLLTVLRKSIPNAAPAETAVQSSLQVGPALGKTRVLLQTARAYAEGQHNSALVRMLLDGGSQRTFVRQDVSRRLNLRVIGREKLAIYAFGSERPSEERRYHRVEFWLRNWRNNTRVRIEALEVPEICGDLLPPPDDSTASIAREQDLQLADTLPDGYHPGVGVELLIGADHYWDIATGNVKRLGEKLVAMETAFGWTLQGTESTSSVATFLSSTGVMRVGVTTAPDEISRQLRSFWELEHLGIVNDTQLTAKEDSVLRAFEETITQKNGRYQVALPWKENASDLTDNKSIASHRLHSLTAKLLRHEETVLDYDQAIRNYLQAGHAEEANELGESPLGAIYYMPHRGVVRPGSETTKLRVVFDASSKAAGKLSLNDVLFAGPNLNPNLADILIRFRVHNVAIMSDIEKAFLQIELAESARDAVRFLWYQSTPGQGDALPPIKEYRMTRVPFGVTCSPFLLAATLSHHLKTVQEKFPRTAKILSDNLYVDDLVTGADSVEEAERIIRESQSILKAAGMNLRKWRSNYPELIASFAETESAQKTLPELGPTKILGVEWRPDTDEFVFEMTALIGFLASRQDTKRFVLQASARIFDPFGFLSAITITAKIMFQSLWERDAYCTPEYGTRYPNFENATGLFEEDKPSNRSFDAVFRARGRVAELHKSPLPRFPPTE; this is translated from the exons ATGGAACGACTACAGAAGAAGCAAGCTGCCCTGCGACAAGCAATCGAAAAAATCATCGCAGCTGCCAGCGACCTACTGCAATCGCCAACCATCCAAGTCGGTgagcttgaggaacacctcgaccTTATCCTCGAACAAGCGGATGAGTTGAAATCTGTTAACGAGAGCATCGAAAAGAAGATAGATCTTCAAGAATTAGATGCAGAATTAGAAGCCTGCGCTGCATACACGGAGAAGATCTGCTCCATCAAAACAAAGATCAAGAGAGCTCTCAGGAGTCAGACAGCCAACGAGAGCCGGTCGACAACTCCGTCAGTCACAGGCAACGCATCAGAGCAGGAAGCATACCACATCGGTTCCGTTCCACCTGCGACATTCCAGCCAGTATCAGCAACAACCAAGTTACCGAAGTTAGAAATCAGAAAATTCAGCGGGGACCTGCGctcgtggcagaaattttggaaccaATTTGAATCGACTATTCACAAGAACAGCACCCTGCCTGCAATAGCGAAGTTCCAATACTTAACCAGTTATCTAATCGGAAAAGCCGCCGCTGCCATAGACGGGTTGCCGATCAGCGATAGAAATTACGACATCGCAGTGAAGACCCTCATTCAGAGATTTGGGAAGGAGGACGTCATAATTGAGGACCACATGTCGCGCTTGCTTGACGTCCACCCAGTGCACGATCTGCGGGACATCGAAAGGCTGAGGAGCCTCTACGACGAAATCCGCTCGGGAGTCCGAAGTCTAGAGGCACTGGGAGTGTCGTCGAGCACCTACGGCACGTTGCTTCTCACCGTCCTTCGTAAAAGTATCCCAA ATGCTGCACCAGCAGAGACAGCAGTGCAATCATCGCTTCAGGTGGGACCAGCACTGGGAAAGACCCGTGTGCTTCTGCAGACTGCACGAGCGTATGCGGAGGGCCAGCACAACAGTGCTCTGGTGAGAATGCTGCTTGACGGTGGCAGCCAGAGAACGTTTGTACGACAGGATGTTTCCCGGCGCCTCAATCTTCGCGTCATAGGAAGGGAGAAGCTAGCTATCTACGCCTTCGGAAGCGAGAGACCGTCTGAAGAAAGAAGGTATCATCGCGTGGAATTCTGGCTGCGAAACTGGCGCAACAACACCAGAGTTCGGATCGAAGCATTAGAGGTGCCCGAGATCTGCGGAGACCTCCTCCCACCACCTGACGACTCCACGGCTAGCATCGCTCGTGAACAAGACCTCCAGCTTGCTGACACCTTGCCTGACGGCTACCATCCTGGTGTTGGAGTTGAGCTGCTTATCGGGGCCGATCACTACTGGGATATAGCAACAGGAAATGTCAAGCGTCTTGGTGAGAAGCTCGTGGCCATGGAGACTGCGTTTGGATGGACATTGCAGGGCACAGAGTCTACATCGTCCGTCGCAACCTTTCTATCGAGCACCGGAGTGATGCGGGTAGGTGTGACCACAGCACCCGACGAAATCTCTCGTCAACTGAGGTCATTCTGGGAGCTGGAGCACCTTGGGATCGTCAACGATACACAGCTGACCGCCAAAGAAGACAGCGTTCTTCGGGCCTTTGAAGAAACCATCACCCAGAAGAACGGTAGATACCAAGTAGCTCTCCCATGGAAAGAAAACGCGTCAGACTTAACAGACAACAAGAGCATAGCATCGCACAGACTTCACTCATTAACGGCGAAGCTGCTCCGACATGAAGAAACCGTTCTAGACTACGATCAGGCAATCAGGAACTACCTGCAAGCTGGACACGCCGAggaagcgaacgaactgggtgagTCCCCGCTGGGGGCCATTTACTACATGCCGCACCGAGGTGTTGTCCGGCCTGGTAGCGAAACAACTAAGTTGAGAGTCGTATTCGATGCCTCCTCCAAAGCGGCGGGAAAGCTGTCACTGAACGACGTCCTCTTCGCAGGACCTAATCTAAATCCAAACCTAGCGGACATCCTGATTCGATTCCGAGTGCATAATGTGGCCATAATGTCCGATATAGAAAAGGCTTTCCTTCAAATCGAGCTTGCAGAGAGTGCGCGCGACGCTGTCCGCTTTCTGTGGTATCAAAGTACACCAGGGCAGGGCGACGCGCTCCCTCCAATCAAAGAGTACCGCATGACAAGGGTGCCATTCGGCGTTACATGTAGCCCGTTTCTCCTCGCAGCTACCTTAAGTCATCATCTCAAAACGGTACAGGAGAAATTTCCTCGCACCGCCAAGATCCTGAGTGACAACCTGTATGTAGACGACTTGGTTACTGGTGCCGACAGTGTAGAAGAGGCAGAGCGCATAATCAGGGAATCGCAGTCCATACTCAAGGCTGCAGGTATGAACCTCAGGAAATGGCGATCAAACTACCCAGAACTGATTGCATCGTTTGCCGAGACTGAAAGCGCCCAAAAAACTCTACCGGAGCTAGGCCCCACAAAGATTCTCGGTGTAGAGTGGAGGCCTGACACAGACGAATTCGTTTTTGAGATGACCGCCCTGATTGGATTTTTGGCAAGTCGGCAAGACACGAAGCGATTCGTATTGCAGGCCTCGGCGCGCATTTTTGACCCATTTGGCTTTCTCTCGGCCATTACCATCACGGCAAAGATCATGTTCCAGAGCCTCTGGGAGCGAG ACGCCTACTGCACGCCGGAGTACGGGACACGTTATCCCAACTTCGAGAACGCTACTGGATTATTCGAGGAAGACAAGCCATCAAATCGGTCATTCGATGCTGTCTTCCGTGCCAGAGGCAGAGTTGCCGAGCTGCACAAGAGCCCACTGCCCCGCTTCCCCCCTACAGAGTGA